A portion of the Candidatus Pristimantibacillus lignocellulolyticus genome contains these proteins:
- a CDS encoding SOS response-associated peptidase, translating to MVQRFSLQAEIYDVLEQFKATKVMQTHAQRYNVTPTQHVTIVMNDRHEQRVLQDARWGLFPYWASDAVNTTKQAVRGKSFLNELVTRNRCVVPCTGFYGAKQVGAERDPRAMHIVLPGKPLFGVAGIFDRFRNAQGEETRVFTILTSETTGKMAEWQPSLPIVLDEEGVEAWLNPKARNYDLLQMHLPHLESYMLRSYPVTNAVYDDQYESPDCILELGIDFG from the coding sequence ATGGTTCAAAGATTTTCACTACAAGCAGAAATATATGATGTATTGGAACAATTTAAAGCGACGAAAGTCATGCAAACTCATGCACAACGTTACAATGTAACGCCTACTCAACATGTGACGATTGTTATGAATGATCGTCATGAGCAGCGTGTTCTTCAAGATGCAAGATGGGGGCTATTCCCATATTGGGCAAGTGATGCAGTAAATACAACGAAACAAGCTGTCCGCGGAAAGTCTTTTCTAAATGAACTAGTGACGCGTAATCGTTGTGTTGTGCCTTGCACAGGTTTTTATGGTGCGAAGCAAGTTGGAGCAGAAAGAGATCCTAGAGCAATGCATATTGTACTCCCAGGAAAACCTTTATTCGGTGTAGCGGGAATTTTTGATCGCTTTCGTAATGCTCAAGGAGAAGAGACACGAGTCTTCACGATTTTAACTTCTGAAACTACAGGGAAAATGGCGGAGTGGCAACCTAGTTTGCCAATTGTATTAGATGAAGAGGGAGTTGAAGCATGGCTCAATCCAAAAGCACGTAACTATGATCTATTGCAGATGCATTTGCCGCATTTGGAAAGTTATATGTTAAGATCTTATCCTGTTACGAATGCTGTGTATGACGACCAATATGAATCTCCAGACTGCATACTTGAACTTGGTATTGATTTTGGTTAA
- a CDS encoding collagen-like protein: MISGIHPTPGRRGPTGPPGPPGPPGPPGRPGPEGPPGIGLTDIVPFDPRFAPFYQVGQVVSYDGVLYVVTNAPPQGIPGEGSPDYQIISVAGPAGPTGVTGATGADGATGAVGATGATGIAGPTGATGATGADGATGPSGGPPGPTGPTGPTGEFDTSQILFTVEGPTGDTATVLLGQTLSFESTTLDINVTQGSAIVSIELPTIPVGPTGATGATGAAGATGADGATGATGAAGADGATGATGATGADGATGATGADGATGATGATGAAGADGATGADGATGATGATGATGATGAAGADGATGATGATGAAGATGATGSTGADGATGATGSTGADGATGATGAAGATGATGATGVTGVTGAAGADGATGATGATGADGATGATGAAGATGATGAAGADGATGATGATGADGATGATGAAGATGATGAAGADGATGATGATGADGADGATGATGADGATGATGATGADGADGATGATGATGAAGSDGVTGATGATGADGATGATGATGAAGTDGATGATGAAGATGATGATGATGATGADGATGATGADGATGADGATGADGATGADGATGATGADGATGATGATGADGATGATGATGATGATGATGADGATGATGATGADGADGATGATGTDGATGATGADGATGATGATGATGATGATGATGATGATGADGATGATGTDGATGATGADGATGATGATGATGATGADGATGATGADGATGADGATGADGATGATGADGATGATGATGADGATGATGATGATGATGATGATGATGATGADGATGATGATGADGATGATGATGATGATGADGATGANGATGATGADGATGADGATGATGADGATGATGANGATGATGADGATGATGADGATGATGATGTTGATGATGEEGEEGATGATGATGATGATGATGATGATGATGATGATGATGATGATGATGATGATGATGATGATGATGATGATGATGATGATGATGTTVTTTNAFADNQAGSVIAVVLGGTDIPLPNSQVLNSVTVNGANTVFTITQTGTYFLSYDINITAALLVSSRLLLNGSPLLPSVISPVANLSKFSASLITTLTAGDTLELQLFGLLGAATLQAGVGASLTIIRIV; encoded by the coding sequence ATGATTAGTGGAATTCATCCCACGCCTGGTCGCCGTGGACCAACAGGTCCTCCTGGACCTCCAGGACCTCCTGGGCCTCCAGGACGCCCAGGACCAGAAGGTCCTCCGGGAATTGGACTTACTGACATCGTACCATTTGATCCGAGATTTGCTCCTTTTTACCAAGTGGGGCAAGTTGTTTCTTACGACGGCGTACTCTATGTGGTAACAAATGCTCCTCCTCAAGGTATTCCAGGTGAAGGTTCACCTGACTACCAAATCATCTCTGTTGCTGGGCCTGCTGGACCTACTGGGGTTACTGGCGCTACTGGTGCGGATGGAGCTACTGGCGCTGTTGGGGCTACTGGTGCTACTGGTATTGCTGGACCTACTGGCGCTACTGGAGCTACTGGTGCGGATGGAGCAACCGGACCTTCGGGTGGACCTCCAGGACCTACTGGGCCTACTGGGCCTACTGGAGAATTTGACACTAGTCAAATATTATTTACAGTTGAAGGTCCTACTGGAGATACAGCAACAGTGCTATTAGGACAGACTTTGTCATTTGAGTCTACAACATTAGATATTAATGTTACTCAAGGCTCGGCTATTGTAAGTATCGAGTTGCCTACAATTCCAGTAGGTCCTACTGGTGCGACCGGTGCTACTGGGGCGGCTGGCGCGACTGGCGCTGATGGCGCGACTGGGGCTACTGGGGCGGCTGGCGCTGATGGAGCTACTGGAGCTACTGGCGCTACTGGCGCTGATGGAGCGACTGGCGCTACTGGGGCTGATGGCGCTACTGGCGCTACTGGGGCTACTGGTGCAGCTGGCGCTGATGGCGCTACTGGCGCTGATGGAGCTACTGGCGCTACTGGCGCTACTGGCGCTACTGGTGCTACTGGGGCGGCTGGCGCTGATGGCGCTACTGGCGCTACTGGGGCTACTGGTGCAGCTGGCGCTACTGGAGCGACTGGTTCTACTGGCGCTGATGGAGCTACTGGCGCTACTGGTTCTACTGGCGCTGATGGCGCTACTGGGGCTACTGGTGCAGCTGGCGCTACTGGCGCTACTGGCGCTACTGGCGTTACTGGCGTTACTGGTGCAGCTGGCGCTGATGGAGCTACTGGAGCGACTGGGGCTACTGGCGCTGATGGCGCTACTGGGGCTACTGGTGCAGCTGGCGCTACTGGCGCTACTGGTGCAGCTGGCGCTGATGGAGCTACTGGAGCGACTGGGGCTACTGGCGCTGATGGCGCTACTGGGGCTACTGGTGCAGCTGGCGCTACTGGCGCTACTGGTGCAGCTGGCGCTGATGGAGCTACTGGGGCTACTGGCGCTACTGGCGCTGATGGTGCTGATGGAGCTACTGGCGCTACTGGCGCTGATGGCGCTACTGGGGCGACTGGGGCTACCGGTGCTGATGGTGCTGATGGTGCTACTGGTGCAACCGGTGCTACTGGGGCTGCTGGCTCCGATGGAGTAACTGGGGCGACTGGGGCTACCGGAGCTGATGGGGCTACTGGTGCTACTGGTGCTACTGGTGCGGCTGGCACTGATGGAGCTACTGGTGCGACTGGCGCTGCTGGCGCTACTGGTGCTACCGGAGCTACTGGGGCTACTGGCGCTACTGGGGCTGATGGGGCTACTGGGGCTACCGGAGCTGATGGTGCGACTGGCGCTGATGGGGCTACTGGCGCTGATGGGGCTACTGGCGCTGATGGGGCTACTGGTGCTACTGGCGCTGATGGGGCTACTGGGGCTACCGGAGCTACTGGCGCTGATGGGGCTACTGGTGCTACCGGAGCTACTGGGGCTACTGGGGCTACTGGGGCTACTGGCGCTGATGGGGCTACTGGGGCTACCGGAGCTACTGGCGCTGATGGGGCTGATGGGGCTACTGGTGCGACTGGCACTGATGGTGCTACCGGAGCTACTGGCGCTGATGGGGCTACTGGTGCTACCGGAGCTACTGGGGCTACTGGTGCTACCGGAGCTACTGGGGCTACTGGGGCTACTGGCGCTACCGGTGCTGATGGGGCTACTGGTGCGACTGGCACTGATGGTGCTACCGGAGCTACTGGTGCTGATGGGGCTACTGGTGCTACCGGAGCTACTGGGGCTACTGGCGCTACTGGGGCTGATGGGGCTACTGGGGCTACCGGAGCTGATGGTGCGACTGGCGCTGATGGGGCTACTGGCGCTGATGGGGCTACTGGTGCTACTGGCGCTGATGGGGCTACTGGGGCTACCGGAGCTACTGGCGCTGATGGGGCTACTGGGGCTACCGGAGCTACTGGGGCTACTGGGGCTACTGGGGCTACTGGGGCTACTGGGGCGACTGGGGCTACTGGCGCTGATGGGGCTACTGGGGCTACCGGAGCTACTGGCGCTGATGGGGCTACTGGGGCTACCGGAGCTACTGGGGCTACTGGGGCTACCGGAGCTGATGGGGCTACTGGCGCTAATGGGGCTACTGGGGCTACCGGAGCTGATGGTGCTACTGGCGCTGATGGGGCTACTGGCGCTACTGGCGCTGATGGGGCTACCGGAGCTACTGGCGCTAATGGGGCTACTGGTGCTACTGGCGCTGATGGGGCTACTGGGGCTACTGGCGCTGATGGGGCTACTGGGGCTACTGGGGCTACTGGGACTACTGGCGCTACTGGCGCTACTGGCGAAGAAGGCGAAGAAGGTGCTACTGGCGCTACCGGCGCTACTGGGGCTACTGGCGCTACTGGCGCTACCGGCGCTACTGGCGCTACTGGCGCTACTGGCGCTACTGGCGCTACTGGCGCTACTGGCGCTACTGGCGCTACTGGGGCTACTGGCGCTACTGGGGCTACTGGCGCTACTGGGGCTACTGGGGCTACTGGCGCTACTGGGGCTACTGGAGCTACTGGGGCGACTGGAGCTACTGGGGCGACTGGGGCGACTGGCACTACAGTGACAACTACAAATGCGTTTGCAGACAACCAAGCCGGATCAGTTATAGCAGTTGTTTTAGGTGGAACAGATATACCACTACCAAACTCACAAGTTCTAAATAGTGTAACCGTCAATGGAGCTAATACTGTATTTACGATTACTCAAACAGGCACTTATTTCTTAAGTTATGACATTAATATTACAGCAGCTTTATTAGTATCATCTAGACTATTGCTTAACGGTTCACCTTTACTACCATCTGTCATTAGCCCAGTTGCAAATCTAAGTAAGTTCTCAGCTTCTTTAATTACTACACTTACAGCTGGTGATACTTTGGAACTTCAGTTGTTCGGTTTACTAGGAGCTGCAACACTTCAAGCTGGTGTAGGTGCTTCACTTACAATTATTCGCATAGTGTAA
- the ade gene encoding adenine deaminase: protein MSRDNSNLLRNIASSAKRELADIVIKNGKIVDVFNQELLEGDVAITAGMIVGIGDYEGKIVIDARNKYIAPGFIDGHVHIESSMLTPVEYSHVVLPHGVTTVIADPHEIANVSGEDGLDYMISSSEDIALDVYYMLPSCVPAVSFENAGATLTAEQLEPYYKHQRVIGLGEVMNAPGVISGDPAVMDKLQSASAHNKHIDGHAAGLNKEAINVYMTAGIRTDHECTTPQEVRDRLQRGMYVMLREGSAARNLREIIKAVNAKNARRCLFVTDDKHLDDLVNEGSIDYNVRLAIEEGVDPILAIQMATLNAAECFGLKDRGAIAPGYIADILLLDSIKEISISHVYKSGLLVAHDSKYVGPVVHATDPIKKMMSSINIKPITKKSLELSIINATKQANIIGIIPNSIETKHLIEQVDLDDSLLFQPSIEKDQLKMVVAERHKALGTVGVAILKGLGITSGAIIATIAHDSHNIVAVGVNDEDILLGIDVIEQLKGGIVIVDDGKVLASVSLPIAGLMSNQKFEYVYEQLDNLNKALSDIGFKQNFNPFLTLSFLALPVIPELKLTDQGLFKVSDFTHINVDM, encoded by the coding sequence TTGAGTAGAGATAATAGTAATCTGTTAAGAAATATAGCCTCTTCTGCGAAAAGAGAGTTAGCCGATATTGTTATTAAAAACGGTAAAATTGTTGATGTTTTTAATCAGGAATTATTAGAGGGCGATGTTGCCATTACTGCAGGAATGATTGTTGGAATTGGGGATTATGAAGGTAAAATTGTAATAGATGCTCGCAATAAGTATATAGCTCCAGGGTTTATTGATGGGCATGTTCATATAGAATCATCAATGCTTACTCCAGTGGAATATTCTCATGTTGTTCTACCTCATGGTGTTACAACAGTTATTGCAGATCCACATGAAATTGCTAATGTAAGTGGAGAAGATGGACTAGATTATATGATTTCATCTTCTGAAGATATAGCGTTAGATGTATATTATATGTTGCCATCATGTGTTCCAGCGGTTTCATTCGAGAATGCTGGTGCTACATTGACTGCTGAGCAACTTGAACCCTATTATAAGCACCAAAGAGTTATTGGTTTGGGCGAAGTGATGAATGCACCAGGAGTTATTTCTGGTGACCCAGCTGTAATGGATAAATTACAATCAGCTTCTGCTCACAATAAACATATTGATGGACATGCTGCAGGGCTTAATAAAGAAGCTATAAATGTCTATATGACAGCAGGAATTCGTACAGATCATGAGTGTACAACTCCACAAGAAGTACGAGACAGACTACAACGCGGAATGTATGTCATGTTACGTGAAGGATCAGCTGCTAGAAATTTACGCGAAATTATTAAAGCAGTGAACGCTAAAAACGCTAGAAGATGTTTGTTTGTAACGGACGATAAACATTTAGATGATTTAGTAAATGAAGGTAGCATTGATTATAATGTGCGTCTTGCTATAGAAGAAGGAGTCGATCCGATACTAGCTATTCAGATGGCGACATTGAATGCTGCGGAATGTTTTGGACTTAAAGATCGTGGTGCCATTGCTCCTGGTTATATTGCGGATATCTTGCTACTGGATAGTATCAAAGAAATATCTATTTCACATGTTTATAAATCAGGTCTATTAGTAGCTCATGATAGCAAATATGTTGGACCTGTTGTGCATGCAACAGACCCAATAAAGAAGATGATGTCTAGTATTAATATTAAACCAATCACGAAAAAAAGCTTGGAGCTCTCCATTATTAATGCCACAAAACAAGCCAATATTATTGGTATTATTCCTAATAGTATCGAAACGAAACATCTTATTGAACAAGTTGATCTGGATGATTCGTTACTCTTCCAACCATCTATAGAGAAAGATCAACTGAAAATGGTCGTAGCTGAACGACATAAGGCATTAGGAACGGTTGGCGTAGCGATATTGAAAGGTTTAGGAATTACTTCGGGAGCAATCATTGCAACGATCGCACATGATTCTCATAATATCGTAGCGGTAGGAGTAAATGATGAAGATATTTTGCTGGGCATAGATGTTATAGAGCAATTAAAGGGTGGTATTGTCATCGTAGATGATGGAAAAGTACTCGCTTCAGTCTCCTTGCCAATTGCAGGGTTAATGTCTAATCAAAAATTCGAATATGTATATGAGCAGCTAGATAACCTGAACAAAGCACTAAGTGATATTGGTTTCAAGCAAAATTTCAATCCATTCCTTACGTTATCATTTCTTGCATTGCCAGTTATTCCGGAGCTGAAGCTTACGGATCAAGGGTTGTTCAAAGTAAGTGACTTTACGCATATTAACGTAGACATGTAA
- a CDS encoding AraC family transcriptional regulator has translation MYIAEGDHKWELHAGEVLILRPDAWHYSYQPCTSRTTFDWLHFQTAGPWEEVENYEQGTLRGDYYTYALRVPKHVKLQATTEMRTMLEALHEAARNSSHAAFWDRQQRFLHLLQMLDEGWRSDTAKASVVVAEKAAAYLKRHYRQSISNQTLSEALALHINYITRSMSDVFDCTPQQYLLYYRIDQAKLLLIKTDWSIAQIAIESGFKQTAHFSRLFANQVGLSPLRYRKKFTH, from the coding sequence ATGTATATTGCAGAGGGCGATCATAAATGGGAATTACATGCTGGAGAAGTATTAATTCTTCGGCCAGATGCCTGGCATTATTCTTATCAACCATGTACATCTCGTACAACATTTGATTGGCTGCACTTCCAAACAGCTGGACCTTGGGAAGAAGTAGAAAACTACGAGCAAGGTACCTTGCGCGGAGATTACTATACGTATGCACTACGCGTACCTAAACATGTTAAGCTACAAGCTACGACAGAGATGCGCACGATGTTAGAGGCTTTGCATGAAGCTGCTAGAAATAGTTCTCATGCTGCATTTTGGGATCGTCAACAACGCTTCTTGCATTTATTGCAGATGCTTGATGAAGGTTGGAGAAGTGATACCGCTAAAGCATCCGTTGTTGTGGCGGAAAAAGCAGCTGCATATTTGAAGCGACATTATCGTCAATCGATTAGTAATCAAACATTAAGTGAAGCGTTAGCGTTACATATTAACTATATCACTCGTAGTATGAGCGATGTATTCGATTGTACGCCACAGCAATATTTACTATATTATCGAATCGACCAAGCCAAGTTACTACTTATTAAGACGGACTGGTCAATTGCGCAAATAGCAATCGAATCAGGATTTAAGCAAACTGCTCATTTCTCAAGATTATTTGCTAATCAAGTGGGTTTGTCACCGTTGAGATATCGTAAGAAGTTTACGCATTAG
- a CDS encoding assimilatory sulfite reductase (NADPH) flavoprotein subunit produces MQLLVTNSPFSEAQLQQLNAVLPTLSEAQIQWLSGYLAFYRMGNSEAPINLNSTAVTSIQELPTVQPAIVALKEATIVFGSQTGNSQRLAGRLSEKLKSIGFEVTLSAMNKFKPNDLKKATNLFVLVSTHGEGDPPDNAISFYDFLNSKRAPKLDGLKYSVLSLGDTSYEFFCKTGQDFDTKLQELGAERLADRVDCDVDFEESASSWIDAVVNNIQAVSAVTANTANTGSVASSASEQSEYTRNRPFQAELLESINLNGRGSDRETRHLEISLEGSGITYEPGDAVGIVPHNNPTLVQDLIAALSWSSNDSITNKDGITSTIEEALTTQFEITVLSKTLLEKLAPFATTSEFTSLLADTKAVKEYVKGRDLLDLVRDYGPLSLQPSDVPAVLRKIPARLYSIASSLKSHPEEVHLTIRKVQYEAHGRARDGVCSVYVSERLEVGDKVSVFVQSNPNFKLPTNVEAPVIMIGPGTGVAPFRSFLEEREETGIGGKTWLFYGDRHYVTDFLYQTDWQRMLADGVLTKLEVAFSRDTKEKVYVQHRLLEHAAELYTWLEEGAYVYICGDEKYMAHDVHTALVNIVKQQRNVSEEAAKAYIAQLQEDGRYLRDVY; encoded by the coding sequence TTGCAACTATTAGTAACGAACAGTCCGTTTTCAGAGGCCCAGCTTCAGCAATTGAATGCAGTACTTCCAACTTTAAGTGAAGCGCAAATTCAATGGTTAAGTGGTTATTTAGCATTTTATCGTATGGGAAATAGTGAAGCTCCAATTAATCTTAATTCAACTGCTGTAACTTCAATTCAAGAGTTACCTACTGTCCAACCAGCAATTGTTGCCTTGAAAGAAGCGACTATTGTTTTTGGTTCTCAAACTGGTAATTCACAACGTCTAGCAGGCAGACTTTCTGAGAAGTTGAAAAGTATTGGCTTTGAAGTGACGTTGTCCGCGATGAATAAGTTTAAGCCCAATGATTTGAAAAAGGCTACTAATTTGTTTGTACTAGTTAGTACTCATGGAGAAGGCGATCCACCCGATAACGCCATCTCGTTCTATGATTTCTTAAATAGCAAGCGAGCTCCAAAACTTGATGGTTTGAAATATTCGGTTCTTTCACTCGGCGATACATCCTATGAATTTTTCTGTAAAACAGGTCAAGATTTCGATACCAAATTACAAGAATTAGGTGCAGAGAGACTTGCTGACCGTGTCGATTGTGATGTTGATTTTGAAGAATCTGCTAGTAGTTGGATTGATGCTGTAGTTAACAATATTCAAGCTGTATCAGCGGTGACAGCAAATACTGCAAATACAGGTTCTGTAGCTTCTTCTGCTTCAGAACAATCTGAATACACTCGTAATCGTCCATTCCAAGCAGAACTACTAGAAAGTATTAATTTGAATGGTCGTGGTTCTGATCGAGAAACACGCCATCTTGAAATATCATTAGAAGGATCTGGAATTACGTATGAACCAGGCGATGCTGTTGGCATAGTACCTCATAATAATCCAACACTTGTGCAAGATCTAATTGCAGCATTAAGTTGGTCTAGTAATGATTCCATTACAAATAAAGACGGTATTACATCAACGATAGAAGAAGCGCTAACTACGCAATTTGAGATTACAGTGCTTTCCAAAACATTACTTGAGAAGCTTGCTCCTTTTGCGACAACTAGTGAATTTACTAGTTTATTAGCAGATACAAAAGCGGTGAAAGAATACGTTAAAGGTCGTGATCTACTCGATCTGGTACGTGATTATGGTCCATTATCATTGCAACCAAGTGATGTGCCCGCGGTATTACGTAAAATACCTGCAAGACTATACTCAATCGCAAGTAGTCTTAAATCTCATCCTGAAGAAGTACATCTAACGATTCGTAAAGTACAATATGAAGCTCATGGCCGCGCTCGTGATGGGGTTTGTTCTGTCTATGTATCTGAACGATTAGAAGTAGGAGATAAAGTTTCGGTATTCGTGCAATCTAATCCAAACTTCAAGCTACCAACTAATGTTGAAGCACCGGTCATTATGATTGGACCAGGTACAGGGGTTGCGCCATTCCGTTCTTTCTTAGAAGAAAGAGAAGAGACTGGAATTGGCGGTAAAACATGGTTGTTCTATGGTGACCGTCATTATGTTACAGATTTCCTATATCAGACAGATTGGCAACGGATGCTAGCTGATGGTGTACTTACAAAGCTAGAAGTTGCATTCTCTCGTGATACGAAAGAGAAAGTATATGTACAGCATCGACTACTAGAACATGCTGCAGAACTATATACATGGCTAGAAGAGGGAGCTTACGTATATATTTGCGGGGATGAAAAATATATGGCGCATGATGTGCATACCGCTTTAGTTAATATCGTTAAACAACAGCGTAATGTTAGTGAAGAAGCTGCTAAAGCATATATTGCACAATTACAGGAAGACGGACGTTATCTTCGTGATGTATATTAA
- the cysI gene encoding assimilatory sulfite reductase (NADPH) hemoprotein subunit, with amino-acid sequence MTSKKKVEPIGGKPSDVEDLKVESKYLRGSLSEQLQNRVTGGLTELDNRLLKFHGSYMQDDRDLRNEREKQKLEPAFQFMLRVVTPGGVATPEQWLVMDELAQKYGNHTMRVTTRQAFQMHGVLKWNLKSTIKEINDALLTTLAACGDVSRNVMCNPNPHQSEVHEEIFTMSEELTKHLAPRTPAYHEIWLDGEKLENPYKPYSEPVDPVEPIYGHVYLPRKFKIGIAVPPSNDIDVYSQDLGYIAIVEKGKLIGFNVTVGGGMGMTHGDSNTYPQLGKVIGFVKREQVLDIAEKVVTIQRDYGNRSVRKNARFKYTIDRHGLDWFVEELQERLGWTLEPAREFHFDNSGDRYGWAKNYNGTWNVTLFVRSGRIADTEDSDLMTGLREIAKVLKGDFRLTANQNIMIGNVPAKQKAAITKLLKQYRISIGEELTGIRRNALSCVSLPTCGLAMAEAERYLPSLLDKLDPIFEKNGLRDQEVNIRMTGCPNGCARPALGEISFIGKAAGKYNMYMGASFAGERLNKMYKENIGEEEIISTLTPIIEHYAKDRQTNENFGDFVIRTGYINATTDGTNFHSA; translated from the coding sequence ATGACAAGTAAAAAAAAGGTAGAACCAATTGGCGGTAAACCGAGTGATGTAGAGGACTTAAAAGTAGAGAGTAAATATTTGCGTGGTTCATTATCAGAACAATTACAAAATCGTGTAACAGGTGGTTTAACAGAGTTAGATAATCGTCTTTTGAAATTCCACGGAAGTTATATGCAAGATGATCGTGATCTACGCAATGAGCGTGAAAAGCAAAAGTTAGAACCTGCTTTTCAGTTCATGCTCCGCGTTGTTACACCGGGCGGTGTAGCTACTCCGGAACAATGGCTAGTCATGGATGAACTTGCACAAAAATATGGCAATCATACGATGCGAGTTACGACTCGTCAAGCATTCCAAATGCATGGTGTATTGAAATGGAATTTAAAATCTACCATTAAAGAGATTAATGATGCGCTACTTACAACATTAGCGGCATGCGGTGATGTAAGTCGTAACGTGATGTGTAATCCTAATCCTCATCAATCAGAAGTACATGAGGAAATTTTTACAATGTCAGAAGAATTGACAAAACATCTTGCGCCCCGTACACCCGCTTATCATGAGATCTGGTTAGATGGTGAAAAACTTGAAAATCCTTATAAGCCTTATAGTGAGCCAGTAGATCCTGTAGAACCAATCTATGGACATGTGTATTTACCGCGTAAGTTCAAAATAGGTATTGCCGTTCCTCCATCTAACGATATTGATGTATACTCTCAAGATTTGGGTTACATTGCTATCGTAGAAAAAGGAAAACTTATTGGTTTTAATGTAACTGTGGGCGGCGGTATGGGTATGACTCATGGGGATAGCAATACGTATCCACAACTAGGTAAAGTTATTGGCTTTGTTAAGCGTGAACAAGTGCTTGATATCGCTGAGAAGGTTGTAACGATCCAGCGTGATTACGGTAATCGTTCAGTTCGTAAAAATGCTCGTTTCAAATATACAATTGATCGTCATGGTTTGGATTGGTTTGTTGAAGAATTACAAGAGCGTCTTGGTTGGACTCTTGAGCCAGCACGTGAATTCCATTTCGATAACAGTGGAGACCGATATGGTTGGGCGAAAAACTATAATGGGACATGGAATGTAACACTTTTTGTTCGTAGCGGTCGTATTGCGGACACGGAAGATTCTGATCTAATGACTGGTCTTCGTGAAATTGCCAAAGTATTAAAGGGTGATTTCAGATTAACGGCTAACCAGAATATTATGATCGGTAATGTGCCCGCCAAGCAAAAGGCAGCTATTACGAAACTGTTGAAGCAATATCGTATATCTATTGGTGAGGAGCTGACTGGCATTCGTCGTAATGCATTGTCATGCGTATCTTTACCTACATGTGGATTAGCTATGGCTGAAGCAGAACGTTATCTACCATCTCTACTTGATAAACTTGATCCGATTTTTGAAAAAAATGGTTTGAGAGATCAAGAGGTAAATATTCGTATGACGGGTTGCCCGAATGGATGCGCACGCCCTGCACTTGGAGAAATTTCCTTTATCGGTAAGGCAGCGGGGAAATACAATATGTATATGGGTGCTTCATTTGCTGGTGAGCGTTTGAATAAAATGTATAAAGAGAATATAGGCGAAGAAGAGATTATCTCGACATTGACGCCAATTATTGAGCATTATGCTAAAGATCGTCAAACAAACGAAAACTTCGGTGATTTTGTAATTCGTACAGGATACATTAACGCTACAACGGACGGAACTAACTTCCATAGCGCATAA
- a CDS encoding VOC family protein, translated as MTFIINENTSLGLVKLKVENLARSITFYESIIGLKSINVTDKSAQLTANGSTILIELTEIDDVYKGSHRGHSGLYHYALLLPNRKALGSILRHLIEHGVQLGQADHLVSEALYLSDPDNNGIEIYRDRPRSEWKYDSNNMVKMASDPIDWEGLLKESENEVFYGIDTETVMGHIHLHVADLKKADEFYNGILGFTLESDWSANGALFVGAGGYHHHIGLNVWNGRGARPLPHNATGLEYFTIKLPSDGDRELIAGRLDEAGYTVLRNEGFMYVVDPFGIGIRLE; from the coding sequence ATGACATTTATAATAAATGAAAATACGTCTCTTGGTCTTGTGAAGTTAAAGGTAGAAAATTTAGCACGATCAATTACGTTTTATGAAAGCATAATAGGACTAAAATCGATAAATGTAACCGATAAATCAGCACAACTAACGGCAAATGGATCGACGATTTTAATTGAGCTTACCGAAATTGATGATGTATATAAGGGGTCACATCGAGGACATAGTGGTTTATATCACTATGCATTGTTATTGCCCAATCGTAAGGCATTAGGTAGCATTTTACGTCATCTAATTGAACATGGAGTTCAACTCGGACAAGCAGACCATTTGGTAAGTGAAGCATTGTATTTATCAGATCCAGATAATAACGGTATTGAGATTTATCGAGATCGACCGCGCTCTGAATGGAAATATGATAGTAATAACATGGTGAAGATGGCTTCAGACCCCATTGATTGGGAAGGTTTATTAAAAGAAAGTGAAAATGAAGTTTTTTATGGAATTGATACGGAAACGGTCATGGGTCATATACACTTACATGTCGCAGATTTGAAGAAAGCCGATGAGTTCTACAATGGTATTCTAGGTTTTACTCTTGAATCAGATTGGTCAGCTAATGGAGCATTATTTGTAGGTGCTGGCGGTTACCATCATCATATAGGACTTAATGTATGGAATGGCCGTGGAGCAAGACCATTACCACATAATGCGACTGGATTGGAATATTTCACAATCAAGCTTCCTAGTGATGGAGATCGTGAACTAATCGCTGGTCGTTTAGACGAAGCTGGTTATACCGTTCTTAGAAATGAAGGCTTTATGTATGTTGTTGATCCATTCGGAATAGGCATTAGATTGGAATAA